From Streptomyces sp. NBC_01551:
AGGTGCAGCGCGCCGATCTCGCCGGCCGCCCCGCCGAAGCCCCGGTGCAGCCGGCCGCCGATCAGCGAGCCGGCCCCCGGACTCAGGCCCGCCATCACGAAGACCATGTCGCCGGTGTCCCGCGCCGCGCCCTTCCAGTGCTCGGCGACCGCCGCCGCGTTCGCGTCGTTCTCCACCTGTACCGGGCAGCGGAACGAACGCCGCAGCCGTTCCCCGAGCGGCAGCCCGGTCCAGCCGGGCAGCGCGGTGCCGAGGCGGACGGTGCCGTCCGCCTCCACGATCCCCGGGCTGCCGACCCCGACCGCCCGCAGGGAGTCCCGGGGGACCCCGGCCCGGCGCAGCAGGTCGGCCACCGCCGCCCGCACCCGCTCCAGCCGCTCATCGGCCGACGCGTCCTCGGCGACCTCCTTGGTACCGGCGCCGATCACCCGCCCGTCCAGCCCGGACAGCAACACCGCGATGCGGTGCGAGCCGATCTCTATGCCCAGCAGATGACCCGCCTCGGTACGGAAGCGGAACCTCCTGGCCGGCCGCCCCTGCCGCCGCGCGCCTTCCTCCGCGTCGGCCTCGACGACGAGCCCGGTCCCGATCAGCCCTTCCACCACACCTTCGACGGTCGGCCGGGAAAGCCCGGTCACCCGTGTCAGGTCCGTGAGGGTCGGCGATCCGGCCGCACGCAGTGCCCGCAGTACGACGGCGGAATTGATCCGCCGGAGCAGAGAGGGATCCCCGCCGGTCAGCTGCCCCAACGTGTGTCCTCCCAGCTAGCGAGCTTGTCAGCCGGATCGTACTGCGCCGCTGGTGCGGGGGCGAGAAGCGGCCCCCCATCGGCCGGAACCGGTCGCTCCTTCAGGAGGGGGAGACGAATCCGGACTCGTACGCCATGATGACCGCCTGGGTCCGGTCCCGCGCCCCCAGCTTCGCCAGAATCGCGCTGACATGGGACTTCACCGTCTCCGTGCCGACGATCAGCTCGCCGGCGATCTCCACATTGGTCAGCCCCCGCGCCATCAGCCGCAGCACGGCCTCCTCCCGCTCGGTCAGCGCGGCCCGCTCCAGCAGCACCCGCGCCTTGCGGTTCCCGTACTCCGCGGCCAGGGCCCGCACCGCGGCGGGGAAGAGCAGGGTCTCGCCCTCCGCGACCAGCCGTACCGCGTGCACGATCTCCGAGGGACGGGAGCGCTTCAGCAGGAAGCCGTCCGCCCCCGCCCGCAGCGCCTCGTAGACGTACTCGTCGTTCTCGAAGGTCGTCACCACGAGGATCTTCGGCGGGCAGTCCACCGTCCGCAGCACCGCCCGCGTCGCCTCGATCCCGTCGAGCAACGGCATCCGCACGTCCATCGCCACCACGTCCGGACGCAACTGCCGCACGAGCGGGACCACGGAGGCCCCGTCCGCGGCCTCACCCACCACCTCGATGTCGGGCTGGGCGTCCAGGACGGCGCGCAGACCCGCGCGCACCAGGGGTTCATCATCGACGAGCAGTACGGTAACCGGCATCCGGTCAGCGTATTCGCTCCAGCGGAAGCCGGACGCGCACCCTCCAACTGCCCTCGTGTGGACCGGTCTCGGCCTCCCCGCCCAACAGGCCGGCGCGCTCCCGTATCCCGCGCAGCCCGCTCCCGCTACCCGACATCACGGAGGGTCGCTCCGGCAGCGGATTCGACACCTCCATCGCCAGCCGGCGCTCGCTCATCTCGATCCTCACCCGGACGGACACGGGACCGCAGTGCCGCAGCACATTGGTGAGCGCCTCCTGAAGGATCCGGTACCCCTCCCGGGTGACGGGCCCGGGCAACTTCTCCAGCGGACCCGTCAGTTGCGCGTCCACCGTGGCCCCGGAGGCGCGGGCCGACTCGAAGAGCCGGTCCGCCTCCACCAGCGTCGGCCGCTGGGAGGGCGACTGCCCGGACTCGCGCAGCACCATCAGCACCCGCTCCAGATCCTCCAGCGCGGCCCGGCCCGTCTCCTCGATCGCGCTGAGCGCCCGCTCGGTGAACTCCGGGTCGCCGGCGGCGCGGGCGGCGCCCGCCTGCACCACCGCCACCGTCAGCGCGTGCCCGATGGAGTCGTGTAGCTCGCGCGCGATCCTGGTCCGCTCCAGCAGCTGCTCGGTGCGTGCCTCCAGCGCGGTGAGACGCTCGGCCGCCGAAGGTCCCAGCAGCCGCTTGGCGATCGCGGTGATCAGGTCACCGAGCAACGCCACTATGCAGATGAGCAGGACCGGCGGCACCGGCACGAGCAGTGCGGCGGCCCAGCGCGGCGGGTAGAACGGCAGCATGTGATCCGCTGCCAGTGGATGCCCGGACGCGATCGCCACCAGCTCGACGGTCATGAACGGCAGCCACACCGTGGGGAACATGGCGGCGAGCGAGACCACGCACCGGACCTCCAGCCACAGCAGCGTCCGCCACCGGTCGCTCCAACGCGCCGACGGGGCCGTACTGATGGTGCTCTCGGCCCCGTCCCAGTCGTGCGGGGTGAGCAGGAACCGCGCCTGCAGCCCCTCGGCGAGCCGCACCCACGGAACCAGCCCCAGCGGAATGACGACGAGCAGCGGTACCCACGGCGCCTCGGGCTCTATGAACATCCAGACGGCCAGCATCAGGATGGGCACGCAAAGGTGCAACCAGCGTGAGTAGGTCACTGGTTGGAACGGGGCGCGGAGCAGTCGGTACATGCACTCATCGTGACAGGGTGCAGGTCACGGCCGTCTCCCCCACGTGGGGGAGACGCTACCCCCGCGTGGGGGAGGGAGGGGGAGGGGGCCGGCGGCGAGTCTTGAGCCATGAACAGCATCGAGATCCGAGAACTGACCAAGGAATACGGCCGTACCCGGGCCGTGGACCACCTCACCTTCGACGTTCTGCCCGGACGGGTCACCGGCTTCCTGGGCCCCAACGGCGCCGGCAAGTCCACCACGATGCGCCTGCTGCTGGGTCTGGACCGGGCCACGTCCGGTACGGCCACCATCGGCGGGCAGCGGTTCACCGACTTCCCCGACCCGCTCCACCGGGTCGGCGCGCTCCTGGACGCACAGGCGGCCCACGGCGGTCGCACCGCCCGGGACCACCTCCGCTTCCTCGCCGCCGCGAACCGCATCCCGATGAGCAGGGTGGAGGAGGTCCTGGAACAGGCCGGGATCGCCTCGGCGGCCAAGCGGCGGATCAAGACCTTCTCGCTCGGGATGCGCCAGCGCCTCGGCATAGCGGCCGCGCTGCTGGGCGACCCGGGGGTGCTGCTGCTGGACGAGCCGACGAACGGGCTCGACCCCGAGGGCATCATCTGGATCCGCGAGCTGATGCGCACGCTCGCCGCCGAGGGGCGCACGGTCCTGGTCTCCAGTCACCTGATGTCCGAGACGGCCGCGTTCGCCGACCACCTGGTCGTGCTCGGCCAGGGGCGGCTGCTGGCCGACACCTCGATGAAGGCGTTCATCGACGCCCGCAGCACCCCGAGAGTGCGGCTGCGGACCTCGGATCCGATCCGGCTCAGGGCCGCCCTCGCCCGGGACGACTTCGAGATGGTCACCGCCGATGACGGGCGCTGGACCGTCGAGGGCATACAGGCCGAGCAGCTCGGCGCCCTGGCGGCCCGTGAAGGCATCCCGATGCTGGAACTCTCCGACGAGCGCGCCTCGCTGGAGCAGGCCTACCTGGATCTCACGGCCGATCACGCCCAGTTCGCCGCCACCCGCTGACATTCCCCCGTCCCTCTCCACCCAGGAGGCTTCGCCATGAGCACCGCCCTGCCCACCAGGCCCGTCCTGCACTCGGAATGGATCAAGATACGGTCCCTGCGCGGCACGTTCGGGTCCCTGATCGCCATCTTGTTCGTCACCGCCGGGATCCAGGCGCTGACGTCCGCGGCGATAGGCCAGGCCGAGGAAGGCAGCATGGGGGACGATCCGCTCCTCGCGGCCTTCTACGGGATCACCTTCGGCCAGATAGCCGCCATGGCCTTCGGCGCGACCGCTCTCTCTTCGGAGTTCCACGACGGAGGCCTGCGCACCTCGCTGGTCGCGGTCCCGAACCGGGCCCGTTTCTACCTGTCGAAGATCGCCACGGTGGGCGGACTGGCCTTCGTGGCGGGCCAGGTCGCCGGGTTGGCGACGTTCGTGGCCGGCCAGTCGTTCATGGGGCCCTACACCATCGAGCTGGGAGCCCCGGGCACCTTCCGGGCCGTGTTCGGCTGCGGGATGTACCTGACGCTGATGGCCCTGTTCGCGGCGGGCCTGACGGCCGTGCTGCGGAGCGCGACGGCCGTGCTGAGCCTCCTCATACCGTTCGTGCTGATGCTGTCCTTCGTCATCGGCGCGGGTGCCAAGGGCGTGGCCGAGTTCCTGCCGGACCGGGCCGGCCAGATGATGATGCGGGCGGAGGCCGGCAGTGTCGTAGGCCACTGGCAGGGTCTCGGTGTGCTCACCCTGTGGGCGGCGCTCGCGGTCATCGGCGGCTGGCTGGCGGTGCGTCGGCGCAACGCGTGACGCCGGGCCAGTTGTCAGTGGCCCCCGGGATACTGACGGTATGACCACGGCAGAGCATCTCGACACGATCGACCGGCTCCGGACGCGTGATTTCCCCGAGGTCCAGGGCCGGTCCGAGGTGGGCACCAGCGGCCCCGGCTATCACCTGGCCGAGCTGGGCGGCAGCCGCTGGTACGGGGACGAGGACGCGGCCGACCGGATAGCGGAGGAGGAGCAGGTCTCGGCCGAGTTCGATGCGCTGAGCCTGAGGCTGGCGGAGCGTTGGGGAGAGGCCGACACCTTCAGTCTCGGCAGCCTCGCACTGCGGCCGCCGGGCGAGGAAGTGCCGCAGCCCTGGCGGGAGATCGGCGACACGTCCGAGCAACTGAACCTGTGGCGGGCCGGGGACCGCTGGGTCGCGCTCTACGAGGCCCGCTGGGGAACCGACCACTCGCCCCAGCTGATGGCGGCGGTGACGGTGATCGATCCGCCGTAGGGGTCGCTGGCCCTCGGGGTCGTCAGTCCCCGGGGGCGGGGTCGGCGGCCGCCCGGAGGCGGGCGTACTCCTGGGCCATGGACTCCGCGGTCCAGTGGGCGTTGAGGCCGCTGGGGTTGGGGAGGGCCCAGATGCGGGTGGAGCCGATCATCCGCTCCTGGGGGCCGATCTGGGCCCTCCGCTCGCCGAATGCCGTGCGGTAGGCGGTAACGCCGACCACCGCCAGCCACTGCGGGCGCAGGAGCTCCACCTTCGCCGTCAGGATGCGCCCGCCCTCGCGGAATTCCTCGGCGCTCAGCTCGTCGGCCCGGGCGGTGGCGCGGGCGACCACGTTGGTGATGCCGAGCCGGTAGGTCAGCAGCTCCTCCTGCTCGGCGGGGGCCAGCCGGCGCGGGGTGAAGCCGGACAGGTGCAGCACCGGCCAGAAACGGTTGCCGGGGCGGGCGAAGTGGTGGCCCGTCGCGGCGGAGAGGAGACCCGGGTTGATCCCGCAGAACAGCACACGCAGACCGCCCGCGACCACGTCCGGGAGGACGCGGTCGCGGGCGGCGTTCAGCTCGTCGGGGGTCAGAGGATCGACCCCGGCGCGTACCCGGCGGCCTCCGGGTGCTGCTTGGCGATCGCCTCGATACGGGAGACCACCGCCGCGACCTGGTCGCCCGCGGCGCCCGTGAAGGACAGCTTGTCGGCCATCAGAG
This genomic window contains:
- a CDS encoding ROK family transcriptional regulator, whose product is MGQLTGGDPSLLRRINSAVVLRALRAAGSPTLTDLTRVTGLSRPTVEGVVEGLIGTGLVVEADAEEGARRQGRPARRFRFRTEAGHLLGIEIGSHRIAVLLSGLDGRVIGAGTKEVAEDASADERLERVRAAVADLLRRAGVPRDSLRAVGVGSPGIVEADGTVRLGTALPGWTGLPLGERLRRSFRCPVQVENDANAAAVAEHWKGAARDTGDMVFVMAGLSPGAGSLIGGRLHRGFGGAAGEIGALHLLGREVTPERLLSTTGEPLHPLDEQAVAEVFAMAKRGDERAVAAVERFIQRLVHDVAALVLAMDPELVVVGGWAAGLDGVLDPLRQELERYCLRPPRVAQSLLGEAAVATGALRLALDHVEEELFAVEKTVTASR
- a CDS encoding response regulator transcription factor, with product MPVTVLLVDDEPLVRAGLRAVLDAQPDIEVVGEAADGASVVPLVRQLRPDVVAMDVRMPLLDGIEATRAVLRTVDCPPKILVVTTFENDEYVYEALRAGADGFLLKRSRPSEIVHAVRLVAEGETLLFPAAVRALAAEYGNRKARVLLERAALTEREEAVLRLMARGLTNVEIAGELIVGTETVKSHVSAILAKLGARDRTQAVIMAYESGFVSPS
- a CDS encoding sensor histidine kinase → MYRLLRAPFQPVTYSRWLHLCVPILMLAVWMFIEPEAPWVPLLVVIPLGLVPWVRLAEGLQARFLLTPHDWDGAESTISTAPSARWSDRWRTLLWLEVRCVVSLAAMFPTVWLPFMTVELVAIASGHPLAADHMLPFYPPRWAAALLVPVPPVLLICIVALLGDLITAIAKRLLGPSAAERLTALEARTEQLLERTRIARELHDSIGHALTVAVVQAGAARAAGDPEFTERALSAIEETGRAALEDLERVLMVLRESGQSPSQRPTLVEADRLFESARASGATVDAQLTGPLEKLPGPVTREGYRILQEALTNVLRHCGPVSVRVRIEMSERRLAMEVSNPLPERPSVMSGSGSGLRGIRERAGLLGGEAETGPHEGSWRVRVRLPLERIR
- a CDS encoding ABC transporter ATP-binding protein; translated protein: MNSIEIRELTKEYGRTRAVDHLTFDVLPGRVTGFLGPNGAGKSTTMRLLLGLDRATSGTATIGGQRFTDFPDPLHRVGALLDAQAAHGGRTARDHLRFLAAANRIPMSRVEEVLEQAGIASAAKRRIKTFSLGMRQRLGIAAALLGDPGVLLLDEPTNGLDPEGIIWIRELMRTLAAEGRTVLVSSHLMSETAAFADHLVVLGQGRLLADTSMKAFIDARSTPRVRLRTSDPIRLRAALARDDFEMVTADDGRWTVEGIQAEQLGALAAREGIPMLELSDERASLEQAYLDLTADHAQFAATR
- a CDS encoding ABC transporter permease subunit; this encodes MSTALPTRPVLHSEWIKIRSLRGTFGSLIAILFVTAGIQALTSAAIGQAEEGSMGDDPLLAAFYGITFGQIAAMAFGATALSSEFHDGGLRTSLVAVPNRARFYLSKIATVGGLAFVAGQVAGLATFVAGQSFMGPYTIELGAPGTFRAVFGCGMYLTLMALFAAGLTAVLRSATAVLSLLIPFVLMLSFVIGAGAKGVAEFLPDRAGQMMMRAEAGSVVGHWQGLGVLTLWAALAVIGGWLAVRRRNA
- the mug gene encoding G/U mismatch-specific DNA glycosylase yields the protein MTPDELNAARDRVLPDVVAGGLRVLFCGINPGLLSAATGHHFARPGNRFWPVLHLSGFTPRRLAPAEQEELLTYRLGITNVVARATARADELSAEEFREGGRILTAKVELLRPQWLAVVGVTAYRTAFGERRAQIGPQERMIGSTRIWALPNPSGLNAHWTAESMAQEYARLRAAADPAPGD